Within Claveliimonas bilis, the genomic segment TCTTCCAGCCTTTCGCCATAAGGAGGATTGGTAATAATGAAGCCATATTTTCCGGAATGTCTAAGATCGCGGACATTTCTTTCCTGAAAATGGATCAGGTGATCCACACCTGCTTCCCTGGCGTTTCTTCTCGCGATCCGGATCACATCACCATCGATATCATACCCCTGTATATCTGTCTCAATATTTGCTTTTATCCTGCTCTCAGCCTCATCCACTGCCTCATACCACATTTTCTTAGGGAGCAGATTCGTCCAGTCCTCGGCTGTAAAAGAACGGTTCATTCCGGGAGCGATATCCGCGGCCATCATCGCGGCTTCGATAGGAAAAGTACCACTGCCGCAGAAGGGATCCACCAATATTCTGTCTCCCCTCCATGGCGTGAGCATAATAAGCGCCGCAGCCAGCGTTTCCGTGATAGGAGCCTTTCCCGACACCTCCCGGTATCCTCTCTTATGCAGAGAAATTCCTGACGTATCGATCCCTACAGTCACCATATCTTTTTTCAAAAACACCCGGAGCGGATAAGAGGCGCCGTCTTCTTCAAACCACTCTTTATGGTAGGAACTCTGCAGCCTTCTTACAATCGCTTTTTTCATGATGGACTGTATGTCAGACGGGCTGAAAAGCTTACTTTTAACCGATGCTGCTTTGGCAACCCAGAATTTCCCGTTTTCAGGTATGTAATTTTCCCAGGGAATTTCTCTGGTTTTCTCAAACAGTTCATCAAACGTTTCCGCTTTAAACTCTCCTGCTTTCAGCAGCACTCTTTCCGCAGTACGAAGGAAAATATTTGCCCTGCAGACCGCGGACAAATCTCCATAAAACGAAACTCTTCCGTCTTCTGTAGATGAAATCTCATACCCCAGCGCCTGAATTTCTCTTTTCAATACTGCTTCCAGACCAAAATGACAGGGAGCGATCAGTTCTATTTTATCCATAGTAATCTCCATAAATTTTGTTCTATTCTTATCATCTTATTGTTTCTTAAGAAATTTGTCAATTGGGGACAGGGTAATTTTAATTGGGGGACGGGGTATTTTTCAACACCCCGTCCCCCAATTAAAATTACCCTGTTCTTTTTTTGAGCGATCTAATAGCTGTCTGTGCTGTCGCTGCAATTCTGGCTATTGGAAGTCTTATTGGACGATGCAGAACTCTTGGATGCATTCTTGTTGTATGCATTTTTCTTTGATTCATAAGCATTCTCTGCATTTCCCATACCATTTGAATTATTGCTGTAATTCTTTGCCATTTTTGTTACCTCCTATTTGATTGGTTACAGCAATATTATCCCCGAAATATGAATTCCTATGTATTTTTCTCTGATTTTTTGTTTATTAAGTTTTTTTTAATTTTTTTCTTGCTTTTTCATCCATCCTATATTATACTTAGTCATGTAGAAAGAATACTTTCTACAACCCCTTATTAATTATTTATACTCCCCTCAAAAGACCGATGGCTCCCCCATCGGTCTTTTACTTTTTCGTTTTATATTTATAGCTTCGATTATAGACTGATAGGCGGCGCATAAACGCCGCCTATTCATTATTACAGTAAATTTATCATCGTCTTCGCCCGCTGATAAGGCGAAAAATCAGGGCAATGCAAAGGACTGGCACAATGATCGGCATCAGCAGGCTGAAAATCCCGCCGATCACGGCAATAATAATAAGGAAAATTCCTATCACTCCAAGAATTACCAGAAGTTTTTTCCACCAACTGTCCATGGAAAAAACATGAATATTTCCATTATTTCCCATGCCGCCTGCATATCTGTCCGCCTTTCTTTCCTGCCTTGAACTGCTTTTTGCAGACTCATAGTACGCCTCCCTGGTTCCCGGCTCTCCTTCTGCCATATCGATAATAGACCTGGCAATGATCCAGGGATCTCCCAGTTCTTCGATCACTTCACTTTCTGTACGCCCTTTTCGTATTTCTTCTATAATATAAGATTCATAATAGCTTACATTTTCCTGTACGATACGGCCGCTTAAATCATTTTCCAAAGCTTCTTTCAGCTTTTTCAAAAACTCTTCCCGCGTCATCTGCAAATTCCTTCCTTTCAGGTTGACTGCCTGCGGTCATAATATCATATCTTTGCCGCAATTCCAAGTGCAGGATTATGATTATTTTCTTATATCTTTCTAAACTTTAGTATTTGCATACCGCTGACTATTTCCGGCACCCTTATACTTCAAAAAGCAAATCACCATAAGACGGCATCGGCCATGCTTCTTTATCCACGATCATTTCCAACTCATCTACCGGACGGCGCAGTTCTTCCATCGCCGGGAAGACAGAATCATGATAATATCTGGCCTGTCTTTCTCCTTCTTCCATGGCCGCAGCCTCTTCCGTCACTTTCTTCAGCACATCCAGCGCTTCTTTCGTCTGTCCAAGCAGTACGGTAATCTCTTTTAACAGATCAGCCTGTACCTGCGGGTCCACACCGGCTTCTCTCACTGAATTGACTGTATCTGCGAGGGATCTCGTATATTTGATGATCGCAGGTATGATCTGTTTGCTGGCCATATCAATCATAGTGCGGGCCTCAATATTGATCGCCTTTGCATAATTTTCATACTTGATCTCTGCACGTGATTCCAGTTCTGCTCTGGTAAATACATGGAATTTCTCAAACAGACTGATGGTTTCCTCTGTTACCAGGGCCGGAATTGCATCTACCATGGAACGAATATTAGGAAGTCCTCTTCTTTCCGCCTCTTTTACCCATTCATCAGAATATCCGTTCCCATTAAATACAATGCGGTAATGCTCAGTTGCATACTGTTTGATGAGATCATGAACCGCCTTTTCAAAATCATCCGCCTTTTCCAGCACATCACATGCCTGTGAAAACGCATCTGCAACAATTGTATTCAGCACAATGTTCGACCCCGCGACAGAATCCCTGGATCCTACCATACGGAATTCAAATTTATTTCCTGTAAACGCAAATGGTGAAGTCCGGTTTCTGTCAGAAGTATCCTTCGCCAGCTCCGGCAGTGTACGCACTCCTGTTTCCAGTTTTCCGGTATTAAGGCTGTGAGTCGCTTCCCCTGTGGTAACCAGCTGTTCCAGCACATCCTCCAGCTGCTCTCCGAGAAATACGGAAATAATAGCCGGAGGCGCCTCGTTTGCTCCCAGTCTGTGATCATTTCCCGGATCGGCGGCTGATTCACGAAGCAGCGCCGCATGTTCGTCCACTGCTTTCAAAATACAGGTGAGCACAAGGAGGAACTGAATATTTTCATGAGGAGTCTCGCCCGGATCAAGAAGATTTTTGCCCTCATCTGTTGTCAGTGACCAGTTATTATGCTTTCCGGAACCATTGACACCTGCAAACGGTTTTTCATGAAGGAGACATTTCATTCCGTGTTCAGAAGCAATCCGCTTTAAGGTCTGCATAACAAGCTGATTGTGATCGACAGCCACATTCGCCTTAGCGTAGATCGGCGCAAGTTCATGCTGCGCAGGAGCAACCTCGTTGTGCTGTGTCTTGGATGTCACGCCCATTTTCCACAGCTCTTCATTGACATCTTTCATAAATGAGGCAATACGCTGACGAATGGTTCCAAAATAATGGTCGTCCAGCTCCTGTCCCTTGGGAGGCATTGCGCCAAACAAGGTACGTCCTGTATAGATCAGGTCCTTTCTTTCCAGAAATTTCTTTGCATCAACAAGGAAATATTCCTGCTCCGGTCCTACAGAAGGCGTTACCTTCTTCGCCCTTGTATTTCCAAATAAGCGGATCAGACGAAGAGACTGCTCGTTGATCGCTTCCATGGAGCGAAGAAGCGGTGTTTTCTGATCCAGCGCCTCTCCTGTGTAGGAACAGAATGCAGTTGGGATACACAAAGTAGCACCGGCTGCATCTTTCCGGACAAAGGCCGGGGAGGTGCAGTCCCACGCAGTATATCCGCGCGCTTCAAAAGTCGCCCGAAGTCCTCCTGACGGGAAGGAAGAAGCATCCGGCTCACCCTTGATCAGCTCCTTACCTGAAAAACTCATCAGCACTTTTCCGGTTTCCATAGGTGCGGAAATAAAGGAATCATGTTTTTCTGCAGTTACACCTGTAAGCGGCTGGAACCAGTGTGTG encodes:
- a CDS encoding THUMP domain-containing class I SAM-dependent RNA methyltransferase, producing MDKIELIAPCHFGLEAVLKREIQALGYEISSTEDGRVSFYGDLSAVCRANIFLRTAERVLLKAGEFKAETFDELFEKTREIPWENYIPENGKFWVAKAASVKSKLFSPSDIQSIMKKAIVRRLQSSYHKEWFEEDGASYPLRVFLKKDMVTVGIDTSGISLHKRGYREVSGKAPITETLAAALIMLTPWRGDRILVDPFCGSGTFPIEAAMMAADIAPGMNRSFTAEDWTNLLPKKMWYEAVDEAESRIKANIETDIQGYDIDGDVIRIARRNAREAGVDHLIHFQERNVRDLRHSGKYGFIITNPPYGERLEDKKDLPQLYRTFGESFAGLDTWSAYMITSYEDAQRYFGRKADKNRKIYNGMLKTYFYQFLGPKPPKKNNSRMDGC
- a CDS encoding glutamine synthetase III, with translation MSELFNVADIFGENVFDDATMQERLPKKVYKDLKKMIEEGKELDLATADVIAHEMKEWAIEKGATHYTHWFQPLTGVTAEKHDSFISAPMETGKVLMSFSGKELIKGEPDASSFPSGGLRATFEARGYTAWDCTSPAFVRKDAAGATLCIPTAFCSYTGEALDQKTPLLRSMEAINEQSLRLIRLFGNTRAKKVTPSVGPEQEYFLVDAKKFLERKDLIYTGRTLFGAMPPKGQELDDHYFGTIRQRIASFMKDVNEELWKMGVTSKTQHNEVAPAQHELAPIYAKANVAVDHNQLVMQTLKRIASEHGMKCLLHEKPFAGVNGSGKHNNWSLTTDEGKNLLDPGETPHENIQFLLVLTCILKAVDEHAALLRESAADPGNDHRLGANEAPPAIISVFLGEQLEDVLEQLVTTGEATHSLNTGKLETGVRTLPELAKDTSDRNRTSPFAFTGNKFEFRMVGSRDSVAGSNIVLNTIVADAFSQACDVLEKADDFEKAVHDLIKQYATEHYRIVFNGNGYSDEWVKEAERRGLPNIRSMVDAIPALVTEETISLFEKFHVFTRAELESRAEIKYENYAKAINIEARTMIDMASKQIIPAIIKYTRSLADTVNSVREAGVDPQVQADLLKEITVLLGQTKEALDVLKKVTEEAAAMEEGERQARYYHDSVFPAMEELRRPVDELEMIVDKEAWPMPSYGDLLFEV
- a CDS encoding DUF1700 domain-containing protein; its protein translation is MTREEFLKKLKEALENDLSGRIVQENVSYYESYIIEEIRKGRTESEVIEELGDPWIIARSIIDMAEGEPGTREAYYESAKSSSRQERKADRYAGGMGNNGNIHVFSMDSWWKKLLVILGVIGIFLIIIAVIGGIFSLLMPIIVPVLCIALIFRLISGRRR